One genomic region from Doryrhamphus excisus isolate RoL2022-K1 chromosome 14, RoL_Dexc_1.0, whole genome shotgun sequence encodes:
- the prrt1 gene encoding proline-rich transmembrane protein 1 has protein sequence MSEKHGLDDASRQTMQPPPYIPGPQDPNIPQHPTMPPGAQPGYPPLPPPAGSEGYLQETQFHCNTMGPPGAPQGYTVQTQGPGGTLPHPPVGYLHPGYPLQLQPCTAYVPVYPMASGQPYMPATGGHPAIPPGQIHPMQMPPNITLMDRRPPHDYLPIAVLTTVCCFWPTGIIAIIKAVQVRTAIARGDMVTAEIASREARNFSFISLAVGIASIVLCTILTVVVIIASQHHDDDWEP, from the exons ATGTCGGAGAAACACG GCCTTGACGACGCTAGCCGTCAGACAATGCAGCCCCCTCCATACATCCCGGGCCCCCAGGACCCTAACATACCCCAACACCCCACCATGCCGCCGGGCGCCCAGCCGGGCTATCCCCCGCTGCCGCCACCTGCGGGCTCAGAGGGCTACCTCCAAGAGACTCAGTTCCACTGTAACACAATGGGACCCCCTGGTGCTCCACAAGGCTACACTGTCCAGACCCAGGGTCCCGGTGGGACCCTACCTCACCCTCCGGTGGGATACCTCCACCCTGGGTACCCTCTGCAGCTGCAGCCGTGCACTGCGTACGTTCCTGTGTACCCCATGGCATCG GGGCAGCCGTACATGCCGGCAACAGGGGGCCACCCGGCGATCCCACCGGGTCAGATTCATCCCATGCAAATGCCTCCCAACATCACCTTAATGGACCGTAGACCTCCACATGACTACCTGCCAATCGCCGTGCTCACCACCGTGTGTTGCTTCTGGCCCACTGGCATTATCGCCATCATTAAAGCAGTGCAG GTACGCACGGCCATCGCCAGAGGCGACATGGTCACGGCGGAGATCGCCTCCCGCGAGGCCCGCAACTTCTCCTTCATCAGCTTGGCCGTCGGCATCGCCTCCATCGTGCTCTGCACCATCCTCACCGTGGTCGTCATCATCGCCTCGCAGCATCACGACGACGACTGGGAGCCGTAA